The following are encoded together in the Triticum dicoccoides isolate Atlit2015 ecotype Zavitan chromosome 6B, WEW_v2.0, whole genome shotgun sequence genome:
- the LOC119323152 gene encoding uncharacterized protein LOC119323152 yields the protein MALRNLAAKLRIPTSAAARLPSPPTPAAFRLPSDPSVPPPSVSRLESARDWYQFQRARYDDVTREFRNFRLEVVWSERVANLLDLAYKVGCPIVVGGVVMKGIAYRVLAYQKM from the exons ATGGCGCTGCGCAACCTGGCCGCGAAGTTGCGGATCCCCACCTCTGCTGCtgcccggctcccgtcgccccccaCCCCTGCTGCTTTCCGGCTCCCATCGGACCCTAGCGTTCCGCCGCCGTCCGTTTCTCGGCTCGAG AGCGCCAGAGACTGGTACCAGTTCCAGCGGGCACGTTATGATGATGTGACAAGAGAGTTTAGAAACTTCAG gCTTGAGGTTGTGTGGTCTGAAAGGGTGGCTAACCTGCTTGATTTGGCTTACAAGGTGGGTTGTCCTATTGTCGTTGGTGGTGTGGTCATGAAAGGGATTGCCTATCGGGTGCTTGCCTATCAGAAGATGTGA